The following proteins are encoded in a genomic region of Fusarium keratoplasticum isolate Fu6.1 chromosome 9, whole genome shotgun sequence:
- a CDS encoding NACHT domain-containing protein gives MSFGFSIGDFLAAAQLAHKIRKDFSGAPSQFKSLSDETKLLSMVLQDVDVKVDESDLTPQQETNLEQAMSTCEAVLHDLQAVCDNFSDMDTSQGHSRKSIRRVWKKLKWEPDEARELRERISSSISLLTTLLNQLSSETTVAVKKGVDRLNEGQDRQERLNTLNWLSSFDHMAQQNDISARREAGTGLWLLESREFVSWKSSKGKTLYCPGIPGAGKTILSSVVVEELTKRFQDDSNVCVAHVYFNYQQQENQTIDQVFGNLLRQLVAGQSHIPDAVQDVYKEHSKRGSKLKFEEISKILHSLSALYSRVFIIVDALDECPSRDGRRNILLSEIMKLQTALSANVLCTSRPIPDIETWFPKAVSIKVRASEHDVRKYLDGQIGRLPGFVARSPELQEQVKKQIVQVVDGMFLLAHLHLESLMYKRTAKALRTALEGLPRGSTAYDDTYERTMRRIETQSPDQAGLAKDVLQWIVCAKTPLPVSELQHALAVESGEDDLDFDNLPDADDMVTACGGLVTIDQASGIIRLVHYTTQEYFKRTREAWFSTAEEKMADVCLAYLSFEPFRREQCKTSGALQKRLEDWPFYQYACQYWGYHACQTSPARILSFIRLKQAFCSSLQPLFQTHGFVRNQIGPTCIELGYGSGLFGSNLLNSVKSQVTGLHIAALFGLVAIVPELAISDTVDKQDAKGWTPLAFAAVQGHDPMIQLLLEHGAKVDVQDKIGMTSLHRAVINGHAKVCETLVETGRADVDLKDYYGRTPLSYAVERDSTSIADVLLRISDVYVTFPEFGDKIDLDYYEGAARESPMFYAVKQENEEMLKRLLATDQPKSVDMLLAMAIMFGEELCYLMLRAKDKDYMQRTPLSYAAEYGHEQVVKSLLQAPNIDVNSKDDKQRTPLSYAAEHGKIEVVEALLQTSAINVDPKAADTSLDKSIAGQTPLSFAAERGHLQIVERLLETGHVDPDACGRGPLCRAPLTWAVLGAGKVLPRNQEEQESFTAVVDLLLRTKPVDVHSYPLPSHRIVNSFTPLLIATRELRSPRMVELLLKNGADVNATSDDGATPLSHALKVGNKMVIDLLLEYGAKPLE, from the exons TTTCCTCGCTGCCGCACAGCTAGCGCACAAGATTCGCAAGGACTTTAGCGGAGCGCCGAGCCAGTTCAAGAGTCTTTCTGACGA AACCAAACTTCTGTCCATGGTGCTTCAAGATGTCGACGTCAAAGTGGACGAGTCGGACCTCACCCCACAACAAGAGACCAACCTAGAGCAAGCCATGAGCACGTGTGAAGCCGTTCTCCATGACCTACAAGCTGTTTGTGACAATTTCAGCGACATGGATACCTCGCAAGGCCATTCTCGCAAGTCTATCCGACGAGTttggaagaagctcaagtgGGAGCCTGACGAGGCTCGAGAGCTTCGTGAGCGCATCAGTTCCAGCATTTCTCTGCTCACGACATTGTTGAACCAACTTTCCAG CGAGACAACCGTTGCCGTGAAGAAAGGCGTCGACCGTCTGAACGAGGGACAAGATCGTCAAGAACGACTTAACACTCTCAACTGGCTCAGCTCTTTTGACCACATGGCTCAACAGAACGATATTTCTGCTCGAAGGGAGGCCGGTACAGGTTTGTGGCTTCTTGAATCCCGAGAATTTGTGTCTTGGAAGTCCTCCAAGGGCAAAACCCTCTACTGTCCAGGCATTCCCGGTGCCGGGAAGACAATTCTTTCGTCCGTAGTGGTGGAGGAACTCACAAAGCGATTTCAAGACGACTCGAACGTCTGTGTTGCTCACGTTTACTTCAATTATCAGCAGCAGGAGAACCAAACTATCGATCAAGTCTTTGGAAACTTGCTCAGACAGCTCGTGGCGGGGCAATCCCATATTCCAGACGCTGTTCAGGATGTCTACAAAGAACATTCAAAAAGGGGCTCCAAACTGAAATTCGAAGAGATTTCTAAGATTCTCCACAGCTTGTCTGCCCTATACTCAAGAGTTTTCATCAttgtcgacgccctcgaTGAATGCCCCTCACGGGACGGGCGCCGGAACATCCTGTTGTCAGAAATCATGAAGCTGCAAACTGCTCTCTCAGCCAATGTCTTGTGCACATCCCGGCCCATCCCCGACATCGAAACATGGTTCCCCAAGGCTGTGTCCATCAAGGTCCGAGCCAGCGAGCATGACGTTCGAAAGTACCTCGATGGTCAAATAGGGCGGCTACCAGGTTTCGTGGCACGCAGCCCCGAGCTCCAAGAGCAAGTCAAGAAACAGATAGTGCAGGTTGTTGACGGAAT GTTCCTCCTtgcccatcttcatctggaGTCTTTGATGTACAAGCGCACTGCCAAGGCCCTACGCACAGCCCTCGAAGGACTCCCACGAGGTTCGACTGCCTACGACGATACCTATGAGAGAACTATGAGACGAATTGAAACACAGTCACCTGACCAGGCAGGCCTCGCCAAGGACGTGTTGCAGTGGATCGTCTGCGCAAAGACCCCCCTGCCAGTATCAGAATTACAGCACGCTCTGGCTGTGGAATCTGGTGAAGATGATCTGGACTTTGACAACCTCCCGGACGCTGATGACATGGTGACCGCCTGCGGAGGGCTAGTCACCATTGACCAGGCAAGCGGCATTATCCGTCTCGTTCACTACACCACTCAAGAGTACTTTAAACGCACCAGAGAGGCCTGGTTTTCCACTGCTGAAGAAAAAATGGCCGACGTTTGTCTCGCATATCTGTCGTTTGAGCCGTTCAGGAGAGAGCAATGCAAAACCTCTGGCGCGCTCCAGAAGCGTCTTGAAGACTGGCCGTTCTATCAATACGCTTGCCAATATTGGGGATACCATGCTTGCCAGACGTCGCCTGCCAGAATACTATCCTTCATCCGGCTGAAACAAGCTTTTTGTTCCTCTCTTCAACCCTTGTTCCAGACTCATGGGTTTGTCCGGAACCAAATTGGTCCAACTTGTATAGAGCTCGGTTATGGCAGCGGTCTGTTTGGCAGCAATCTGTTGAATTCAGTCAAGAGCCAAGTCACCGGCCTTCACATCGCCGCTCTTTTTGGCCTTGTTGCCATTGTGCCGGAGCTCGCCATTTCCGATACCGTCGACAAGCAAGATGCCAAGGGGTGGACACCCCTTGCCTTCGCGGCAGTGCAGGGTCATGACCCTATGATCCAGCTGCTGCTCGAACATGGAGCGAAGGTTGACGTCCAGGATAAAATAGGTATGACTTCCTTGCATCGAGCTGTGATAAACGGACATGCCAAAGTTTGTGAGACACTGGTTGAAACCGGCCGAGCCGATGTGGATCTCAAAGACTATTATGGTCGAACCCCTTTGTCATATGCTGTCGAAAGAGACTCGACCTCAATCGCAGATGTTTTATTGAGAATTAGTGATGTCTACGTCACCTTTCCGGAATTTGGAGATAAAATCGACTTGGACTATTACGAAGGTGCTGCCCGTGAGTCACCCATGTTTTACGCAGTCAAGCAAGAGAACGAGGAGATGCTCAAAAGACTGCTCGCGACGGACCAACCAAAATCTGTCGATATGCTTTTGGCAATGGCCATA ATGTTTGGGGAAGAACTCTGCTATCTTATGCTGCGCGCCAAGGAT AAAGATTATATGCAGAGGACACCGCTATCCTATGCTGCTGAATACGGCCATGAGCAGGTGGTTAAATCCCTCCTACAGGCTCCCAACATTGACGTCAACTCGAAAGACGACAAACAACGGACTCCACTGTCATATGCTGCTGAACATGGCAAGATAGAAGTTGTCGAAGCGCTTCTACAGACATCCGCCATCAATGTCGATCCGAAAGCTGCGGATACATCGCTGGACAAGTCCATCGCGGGCCAAACGCCTTTGTCATTTGCCGCCGAGAGAGGTCATCTTCAAATTGTGGAAAGACTACTCGAAACTGGCCACGTTGACCCAGACGCGTGTGGCAGAGGTCCCCTTTGTCGGGCACCTCTAACATGGGCTGTCCTGGGTGCAGGAAAAGTTCTTCCAAGgaaccaagaagaacaagagagTTTCACGGCCGTGGTAGACCTTCTGTTGAGAACAAAGCCAGTCGACGTCCATTCTtaccctcttccttctcacAGGATAGTAAATAGTTTCACACCTCTCTTGATTGCCACCAGGGAATTGCGTAGCCCAAGGATGGTCGAGTTACTCCTGAAGAATGGGGCGGACGTGAATGCAACATCAGACGACGGTGCAACACCGCTATCGCACGCCCTCAAGGTTGGAAACAAGATGGTTATTGATCTGCTCTTGGAGTATGGCGCAAAACCGCTGGAGTGA